The genomic region CAAAGAGCCTACTGGTTCGTCGATGGGTTTATTTCGCAGAGTGAGGTGACAGCTAGAATAGATGCACGTCCGCCACTTCCGCTACCTGGGTGTCTTCCTCCTGTTGATTCCGACGGTGTACCTGGCCGTCTTCGGGCTCGAACCAGTCATGCACCTCGAAACCGGGGTCTGGCTCGGGTTCAGTGTCCTGTCGGGGGTCGCGTTCGTCCTCGCCGGGCTCGACCGCGGGCCGTACTCGACCCGGACGCGACTCGCGGTCGCCTACCTGCTCGCCGGGGTCGGAGCCGGGTCGAATCTGGTGGCTGTCCTCGTCACGGGAGACTGGGGCGGTGCGGACGCCTTCGCGGTCACCATGGGTGTGACGGCGCTCTGTTTCCTGTACTTCGCGTACGCCATCGGGACCGACAACGGGGCCTTCGAGTTCGACTTCGAGGCGTGAGTCTCCCCGGCCGACTGGTCATATCGCCGAAACGTGTCAATCAATGTCCCACGTTACTTATCGTTCCCAATACTGTTCGGGACGTATGCGCCGACGTGTGTTCCTCCCCCTCGGGAGCATACTACTTCTGGCACCGCTCTGGCTGACGCTCGCGTTCGGGACCGACTGGAACGCGCACCCAGCGGTGGGTGTCCCGGTCGCCCTGCTCGTCGTCACGGCGGTGTCGCTCGGGCTCATCGGGGTCGACTCGCTGCGGGTCGACCCGACACAGCTCATACTCCTCGCACTGCTCAGTGCGGGTACTGCCCTGGTGGCGAACCCCTTCCTTGCGGTGGCCACGCAGACGCCCACGGACGTCTTCGGCCCGGTCGCCGCGCTCCTCGTCGGGGCGCTCTCGCTCTATCTCGCGGCGGTCTCGGTCGCCATCGAGCCGAACAGCGTCGTGGTCGGGGCCTGACGCCCGCCCGATTCCGTTCTCCTCCTCCTCCTTACTCCCGAACGAACGCCAGCAACAGCCCCAGCACCGGGAGGAGCAACAGCCCGCCCACGATGAACGGGACCCAGTGGAACGCGAAGGCGTAGAGCCCGGCCATCGCCGGGGGTCCCACCGTCCGGCCGAGGCTCCCGGCACCCTGGGTGACACCGAAGGCGCTGCCCTGTGATTCCGCGCTCGCCGACTTCGACACCAGCGCGCCCAGCGCCGCATTGAGTAGTCCATTTCCGAACGAGAGCAGCGGCAGGACGAGCACGACCGCCAGTGCGCCGGCCGGCAGTGGCCCGAGGCTCGGCAGGAGCGTCCCCAGCGTCGGCGCGAACGGGATGCTCGCGACGCCGAGGGCCAGCGCCGACCCGCCCAGGACAGCCATGCGCTCGTCGCCCAGTCGCCTCGAGACCTTCCCGACGAGGCCGGCCTGGACGATGACGCCGAGCACGCCCACGTAGGTCATGAACAGCGCGGCCTGCTCGGACTCGTAGCCGAAGGTGTCCGCGAGCCACGGGATGAACGCGATGGTGACACCCGAGAACGCGACCGAGACGAGGAAGAACGCGAGGACCAGTCCTCGCAGGTCGGGGTCGCCCAGCGCGTTGCGGAACTGCCCGACCAGCGTCTGGCGCTCCCCCGCGGGCCGTAACCGGTCGGGCTCGGGCAGGAACGCCAGCGCGACCCCCACGCCCAGCAGCGACATCCCGGCCGCGGCGAAGCTCGGGATGGAGAACTGGGTCACCGGAACCGCCGCCGGGAGCACGTCGCGCGCCACGGCCAGCACCGGGTCGCTGGCGAAGAATCCGCCGAGGGCCGGTCCGAAGATGAACCCCAGCGCGAACGACGCGCCGAGGATGCCCAGCGCCTTCGCCCGCTCCGCGGCCGGCGTCACGTCCGCGACGTACGCCTGCGCGGTCGCGATGTTCCCGCCCATCGCCCCGGCGAGCATCCGCGCCAGGAACAGCACCCAGAGCGCGCCCGCCAGCCCGAAGATGATCCACGCGACGACGCTCCCCAGGAGGGAGAGCACGAGGACCGGTCGCCGTCCCCGCTGGTCCGAGAGGCGACCGAGCCACGGCGCGGCCAGGAACTGCATGATGGAGTACGAGGCCGCGAGCAGCCCGATGAAGAAATCCGACACCGCGAACGACCGGACGTAAAAGGGCAGGATGGGGATGACGATGCCGAACCCCACGAGGTCGAGGAAGACCACGAGGACGACCACCGCCATGGCGCGCTTGCGGGGTATCTCCGTGGGGTCCGGGACCGCCTCCTGCGCGTGGGTCGCCGCCATTTGGTTGGGCGTCGCAGGGTGGCAGGTTAGGTGTTGGGTTGCTGTCGGGCGTTCGACGGGGTGGTTTCGATGTTCGCCGGTTGTCGGTAGAGTCTGGGTGGGTGACGGTCGCTGCTGACCCGGGTGTTCGTGACGACGAGCAGGTCACTCGCGCTGGTGCAATGGGGACCGCCCCGCACCACAGCCTCCCCAGCCGACTCCCTCCGTTCCGCTGTGCTTCACTCCCGTCGTCCCTCGCGCGGCACCGGCTCGTGGCCTCGCTCGCGCTCGGCACACTCACCAGCGCACGCCAGACCGTCGTCGAGACAGCAATCGCTGGCAGATGCATCTGCTGTTGGCGCGCGTGGTCGAGACCGGTGAGCGACAGCGAACCGTGTCGGTGGCGACGCGCGAGGGATGAGCACCGCAGCGAAGCGGAGCGTAGCGAGGAGCACAGTCGGCTGGGGAGGGCGAGGTGCGGTGCTGTGCGGGGCGGTTTCCACTGCCATCGGCGCGAGCACGCTGCTCGTCGAATCTGATTACGGTACCTGGTGGCCCCCGAAGGACTGCATCGACCGACTCGAAAATCGGTCGTTCACCTCGACGAACTCACGACTGCCAGGTCAGACAGGTCGCGGCCCAGGTGTAGCCGGTCCCGGCAGCCAGGAACAGCACCGAATCCCCACTAGCCACCAGCCCGCGCTCCAGCCCCTCAGACAGGGCCAGAATCTGGTCGGCGGACTGGACGTGGCCGTAGTCGTCGAGGTAGTAGCTCTCCGAGCCGGGGTCACACCCCAGCTCTTCACACAGTAACTCGTGGAACGACCGCTTCATGTGCGTCAGCGAGACGAAATCCACGTCCTCCACGCTGGAGCGCTCCATCGCGGTCTCGGCGACTTCGCGGAAGTTCGGGAGGCTGACCTCGGCGAGGCGTTCCTTCATGCCCTGCTGGTCGGGCACGTCGAGGGTATGCAGGCCGTGCTGGACCGTCTCGGCGCTGGCGGGGCGGGCCGAGCCACCGGCGGGCATCACCACGTCGCGGGAGAACGACCCGTCGGTGATTGCGGCGCTCTCGTGGACGTGGGCGCGAACCTGCCCCGGTTCAGCATCGGACTCCAGCACCATCGCGGTGGCCCCGGAACCGAAGTTGAACATGAACGAGGAGCGCTCATTGTCGTAGTCGACGAGGTCTTCCTCGCGGCTGGCCGTCACGAGCAGTGCGGTGTCGACGTGGTCGGCGAGCAGTTGCGCTTTGACCTGCCGGATGGCGATTGGCGCGCCGGCACAGAGCGAGTAGCTCTCGGTGGCGAACGCGTCCGAACAGCCCAGGCGGGCCGCGATGTCGGCCGCGGCCGACCAGACGACGTGGTCCTTGTACTCGCTGCCGTGGTAGAGCACGAGGTCCACCTCGTCCGGGTCCACCCCGGCGTCCGCGAGTGCGTCTCGGCCCGCCTCCACACACATGTCGCTGCAGTGGTCCGCCTCCGGTGGGCAGACGTGCTTCCGGCGCAGGCCCATCTTCTCGGTGACCACGTCCTCGGGAATCCCGCTCCGCGCGGCGATTTCCGCGCCAGAAACGGTCTGGTCGGGAACGTAGGTCCCGAAGCCGGTGAGGGCGACTGCCCCTGCGTACTCCTCCCGGCTCACTTCAGGTACCTCTGGATGTGCGCCGGCAGTCGCTTCGCGACCGTCCCACCGAGGCGCACCCGGAGCGTCCCGAGCAGGCCGTGGGGGACGTAGAGGACGAACACGACGAACAGCAGGCCGATGTAGAGGCCGGCCCGGCCGTTCAGGAACACCTCGATACCCTCACCGACGGTGAAGCCGTTCAGGAGCACCGTGTCGAGGGTGCCCTGGCCGAGGGTCTCGCGGAGGTACGGCAGGAGCCCGCCGCCCTCCTTCGAGAGGAACTCGTGCAGCCCCTCGTGGAACAGGCGACCGAACAGCGGCCCGGCGAGGGTGCCGAACCCGCCGATGATCGATGCCAGGAGCGCGTCACCCGCCGCGAGGAAGTAGAAGGAGTTCTCGGGGGCGACCGAGCCTTTGAACCCGGCGAGCAGGCCGCCACCGATGGCTCCGAAGAACCCGGAGATGGCGAACGCGCCCATCTTGACCCGGAAGGTGTCGTAGCCGACGGCGCGGGCGCGTTCCTCGTTCTCGCGGATGGCGACCATGGCGCGGCCGAAGGGCGAGTGGAGGATGCGCTGCATCGCGAAGTAACACACCACGACCACGAGACCGACCATGTAGTACGACACCTCGGTCGGGCCGAGCGCGATGGTGTGGCTGATGGGCGCCAGGAAGCCCAGTCCGGTGAGCTGGACGAAGTCCATCCCCCAGACGAACTGGTCGCCGAGCAGCCGCCCGATGCGCATGTTCAGCGCGTCGACGTAGGGCACGCCGATGGCGAAGCCCTCCTGGATGGAGGCGGAGACGCCGTCTTGCGGGCTGTCGGAGACGAAGTCCCAGTTCGAGAACAGCACGTAGAGGATCTGGGAGAATCCCAACGTGATCATCGCGAAGTACACCCCGGAGAGCCGGAACGACACCGCCCCGACGAGCAGGGCGAGCAGCGCCGCCAGGATACCGGCGACGACCAGGCTCACCATGAACGGGGTCTCCGGCCCCAGCACCGGTATCTTCCCGTTGGCTACGAGGATGACGAAGTACGCGCCGAGACCGTAGAAGGCCGCGTGGCCGAACGAGAGGTAGCCGGTGTAGCCGCTGATGAAATCGAACGACATGGCGAACAGGCCGAAGTAGAACACCGTGACCATGGTGTCCACGCGCGGCAGGAACATCGCCATCTCGGCGGCGACCGGGGATTCGAGCAGGAAGGTGTAGACGAACGGGTACAGTCCCAGCAGCACGATGACCGCGAGGTGGACAGACTGCTCGCGGGCGTACTGGAGCAGGTAGTGCTCGTCGGTCGATTCCGTGGTCTGCGTGGCCGACCCGGACCGTGTGGACTCCCCTGCCGGGGACTCCGCGGTCGCGTCGCTAATGGCCACCCACCTCCTCGACGCCGTAGAGGCCCTGCGGTTTCACGACCAGCATCACCACCAGGATGAGGAATATCATCAGCTCCGGCAACGCGGAGAAGCTGACGATGTTGCTGGTGAACAGTTCGGTCGTGACCGCGTCGACGAAGCCGACGAGGATGCCCGCGATGACGGTCCCCCGGAAGGTCCCGAGGCCGCCGACGATGACGACGACGAACGCGGGCAACAGCACCTCGGCCCCGAGGCCGATGCTGGCGGCCCACGCCACGTCCCACATCAGCAGCGTCCCGGCGATACCGGTGACGCCGACGCCGATGCCGAAGACGACGGTGAACGCCTGCCGGATGTTGATGCCGAGCGCCTCGGCCATCTCGGTGTCCTCGCTCCCGGCGCGGATGTAGAGGCCGTACCGGGTCTTCGTGAGGAACGCCCAGAGGCCGGCGACGACGACGGCCCCGAAGACGATCTCGAACAGTTCGAGCCCCTGCACACGTGCGCCGAGCACGAGGAAGCTGTTCTCCGGCGACAGGAGGTCGGGCTTCGTGCCGAGGGCCTCCTGCCAGTCCGTCGAGGGCTGGACGTCGTAGAACAGCAGCACCATCCGGAGCACCTCCTCGAGGACCAGCGTCACCCCGAAGGTGAGCAGTATCTGGTACAGCGGCGGCCGGTCGTACAGCGGCCGGATGAGCTTCACCTCGAGCAGGCTCCCGAAGCCGGTCAGGAGCGCGAACACGACGACGACCGCGACGAAGAACAACCCGAGCCGCGCCACGTCGCCGCTGGCCTGCGAGACGAGTGTCACCATCAGCAGGCCGCCGAGGTACGCCCCGATGGTCGTCAGCGAGCCGTGGGCGAAGTTGAGTACGCCCATCAGGCCGAAGATGAGGGTCAACCCGGCGGCGATCATGATGTAGAGCGACGCCTTCGCCAGCCCGTCGAGCACGATGCCGACGAGGACGCCGAGGTCGAGGAAGTGCAGGATGGCGTCGACGAAGGAGACCATGGGAATCACGTCAGGTACCTCCGTATCTCCTCGTCGTCCGCACTGACGCCGTCGGTGGTGTCCGAGTGGACGACCTGCCCGTTGTCCATCAGGTAGAACCGGTCGGCGAGGTCCATCGCCAGCGGGAAGTTCTGCTCGACGAGCAGGAGCGAGGCCTCCTCCGAGACCTCACGGAGCGCCTGCGCGACGTTCTCGACGATCTGCGGGGCGAGTCCCTCACTGGGTTCGTCTACCAGCAAGAGGTCGTTCTCGCCGACGAGCCCGCGGGCGATGGCGACCATCTGTTGCTGGCCGCCCGAGAGGTTCCCGGCCTTCTTCTCGCGGAACTCCACGAGGTCGGGGAACGCCGAGAACGCGGTGTCGAGGTGTGACTCGACGTCCTCGCCATCCTTGACCGCGACGCGGATGTTCTCCTCGACGGAGAGTTGCGAGAACATCCGGCGGTCCTCGGGAATCCAGCCCATGCCGGCGCGGGCGACCTCGTGGGTCGCCGAACCGGTGACGTCCTCGCCACGGAGGCGAACCGTCCCTTCCCGGGGCGGCGTGAGCTGGAGCGCGGTCCGGAGCGTCGTCGTCTTGCCGACGCCGTTTCGCCCGACGAGGGCGACCGTCTCACCGGGGTCGACGTGGAGCGAGACGCCCTCGAGGATGTGGCTCTCGCCGTAGTAGGTGTGGACGTCGGACAGTTCGAGCAGATGACTCCCCCTGTCGCTCGAACGATTTCCCCCGTCGGTCGTGCTGTCCTGTCCACCCGTGCTGGACTCGCTCATACGGCACCCCCTCCGGTACCGCCAGTCGTGCCGCTGTTCGAACTCGCGACGTGCTCGGCGTCGGCGTCGTAGCCGCCGAGGTACGCCTCCTGGACCGCCTCGTCCTCGCGGACGGCCTCGGGCTCACCGTCGGCGATGAGGCTGCCGCGGTGCAACACGGCGATTCGGTCGGCGAGGTCCATCACCACGTCCATGTTATGCTCGACGAGCAGGACGGCGTGGTCGCCCGCGACGTCCCGGATGAGGTCGACGATGTCGCCGACGCTCTCGGAGGAGACGCCCGCGGCGGGTTCGTCCAGCAGGAGCACGTCGGGGTCGCCCGCGAGGGCGATGCCGAGTTCGAGCTGGCGCTTCTCGCCGTGACTGAGGTTCTGTGCGACCGTCTCCGTCTTCCCACCAAGGCCGACCCGGTCGAGGATGGCCTCGGCCTCCGCGACGAACTCGGGGAACGCGTCGACGTTGCGCCAGAAGCGCACCGTCGCGTCGCTGTGGGCCTGGGCGGCCACGCGGACGTTCTCCAGGACCGTCGCGGTCGGGAAGACGTTCGTTATCTGGTACGAGCGGTGGAGCCCGACCGACGCGGTCTGGTCGGGCCCGTGGTCCGTGATGTCTCGCCAGTCGCCGTCGACGCGGAACTCGACGCGCCCCTCGGAGGGCGCGAGCGCCCCCGTGAGCAGGTTGAAGAACGTCGTCTTGCCGGCCCCGTTCGGGCCGATGAGCGCACAGCACTCGTCGTCCGCGAGCCCGAAGTCCACGCCGTCGACCGCCGTCACACCGCCGAACCGTTTCGTCAGGCCGCTCGTCCTGAGCAGCTGTGCGGCCATCGGCCTACAGCGAGCACCCCATCTGGTCCGACCCTTCAGGGATGGTGACCTCGTCCGCGCTGACCCGGGCGACCGGGTCGCCGGGCATGATGGCTGCGCCCCAGTTGGACTTCCACTGGTCGCTGGTCGGCACCGGGTACGCGACCGTCATCTCGGAGCGCGCCTGGCCGTTGTACTCCTGGTAGGTGTAGCCGTCGGGCCCCTTCGGGGTATCCGCGACGGTCATGCCGGTGAGCGCCTCCCGGATATCGACGCCCTCGGTCGACCCCGACACCTGCACCGCCTGGTGCAGCGAGGAGGCCGCGGTGAACGTCCCCGAGGTGAACAGGTCGGGCACCTTCCCGTAGGCGCTGGTGTACATGTCGACGAAGGCGCTGTTGATCTCGTTGTCGTACTGGTTCCAGTGGTAGCGGGTGGTGAACGGCCCGACCTCGGCGTCCTGGATCTTCTGGGTCGTCAGCGGCTTGCCGAGGATGTTCTGGAGGACCGACCCGACCACGGAGTTCGTGATCTCGGTGGCGAACCCACCGAAGACGCGCACGTCGTAGTTCGCGGCCGTGGTCATGAAGTTCGGCAGCGTCGCGACGGTGAACCCGCCGACGACGGCGTCTGCCCCCGAATCGACGGCGGCCTGGAACAGCCCGTCGAACTCGGAGTAGCCCTGCGGGACGAACCGTTCGCCCGTGATGGTGATGCCGTTCGCCTCGAGCACGTTCCGGTAGTTGTTGACGACGGCCTTCCCGAAGGAGTAGTCCGCGCCCATCAGGAACACCTTCTCGATGTCGGTCTCCTTGGCGACGTAGGTCCCGCCGGAGCGGGCGTCCATCGCGGTGTTCTCGTTCGCGCGGAACACCTGGTTCGAGCAGGTGCTCTCGCTGGAGGTGATGTCCGCCGACGCCGCGGGCCCGGCGATGAACGGGATGTCGACCGCCGGGGTCTTCACGACCGTCTCGATGACGCGGGTCGCCGAGGCCGAGGAGGTACAGCCGAACAGCACGTCGACCTCCTCGTTCTGGACGAGGTCGGTCGCGATCGTCTGGGCCTTGTCGGCCGAGAAGCCGGTGTCCTTGAAGTGCAGCTCCCAGGTCACGTCCCCATCCTCGACGGTCCGGGTGCCGGTCTTCACGTCGGTCAGCGGGTCGGTGTCGGTCCGGTAGGCCAGCCCCGAGAGGAAGCCCCAGATGGACTGCATCCCGTAGTACTGGAGGTCACCCGACATCGGCTGCATGACGCCGACCTTGACCGTCCCCGACGCCGACACGTCGGCCTGCGTCGTGGTCTTGGTTCCGCCACCGCCGCCACCGCCACCGTCGGTGGCCGTGGTGTCTGTCTCGGTCTCCTGTCCGCCACTCGTACACCCGGCGAGGCCGCCGACCCCGAGTGCACCCAACGTTCCCAGCATTCGTCTTCGTGAGATGTCCACGCGCGACATGTTAAGGTCTATCGGGGAATATTAGGCAATAATTACAAGGTTAACATATCAACCTCTGCCGAGAACGGGCCGTACTCCGGCGGTCGCCGCTACTCGTCGAGTTCCGAGAGTGCGTCGACCACGCGCTCGACCATCTTCTGTTGACCGCGCCGGAGGTTCTTCGACACCGCCGGTTTCGAGACGCCGAACTCGTCGGCGAGGTCGCCCAATGTGGTCTCCCGGGGGCTCTCGAAGTAGCCCTCGCTGGCGGCGGTCTCGAGGGTCTTCCGTTCGACGTCCGAGAGGTCGCGACAGCCGTCGATGAGCGACATGGCGGCACCCGCGTTCCGGACGATATCGTTCATCGAGGGGAGCGTGGTCGACTCCCGTTCGAGCACCTCGAACTCGTTGTGCTTCTCCAGTTCCGAGAGGGTGCCGTTCGCGCGCCCCTCGTCGTCGAACCCGACGTGCCACATCTCGCTGCCGTCCTCGATGTAGAACGGGCCGGTGATGTAGCCGTCGTTGCGGCGGATGGTCGCCATCGCGTCGGTCTGTCCCATCACGGTCCGCAGGTGCGCGACGTTCTCCCGCTTGGCGAGCAGGTCGATATCGTGCATCTGGCCGTGGTCCTGCAAGGCGTGCAGGCCGTTGTCGAGCGCGCCTCTATCCGCTCCTTCGACGACCATCCGACACTCCAGCTCCTCCGCGACCGGGTTGAACTCCCAGTGAGCGGCCGCGAAGGCGACGTCATGGTCCGCAGTGGTGTCGATGAACGGGCAGTCGTACTGCTCCATGTCCATCGAGATGTCTATCATGATAGTGTGTGACTAGTACACAGGCAACGGGCCGGGCGTTGATAAGGGTTTTCGTACTGGTAGCTCCATTCCGGTTACTGCTTTCGATGGCAAGCCTGCGAGGGTTTTTGCCGATACGGGCTAACGTCGAGATATGAATTCAACCCCGCAGTTCGTCGGCGTCGATGGGAGTCCCGACGGATGGGTGGCGGTGCGGTACAGCGAGGCTGGCTTCGAAGACGTGCAGCGATACGACGCCATTCAGGAGCTGTGGGAAGAGAATTCGGCAGCGGAGACGATTCTGGTGGACATTCCTATCGGGCTGGCGAAGGACGCGGCTGCGCGGGAGCCCGAGAAGGCAACCCGAGAGAAGTTGACGGGACGCACCAGCAGCGTGTTCAACGTCCCGATTCGCGGGGTGCTGGATATCGAGGACTACGACGAAGCCAACGAGGAACAGAAGGACGAGATAGACAAGGGACTCCAGAAGCAGACGTTCAACATCACCCCGCGTATCCGCGAGGTAGACGAGTTGTTGCTGGACGACAATTCGGACGCGACACAGGAAACGCTCCGAGAATCACACCCCGAAGTCTGCTTCTGGGCGTTTCATGGAGAACCGATGCAGTACTCGAAGACCGGGCAGCCAGCCGCCGCCTTCTGGGAGCGCGTCGAGGTGTTAAAAGAGGTCGACAACTCCTTCACCAGCAATCTTGCCACGGCCGGGGAGACAATTGTCGGATGGGGGAAACCCGAACTCTCCAACGACGACCTACTGGACGCCTTCGTGCTTGCGCTGACGGCGAAGCAGGGTCACGAAAACGACTACCAGACGCTGCCGGAGAAGCCGACGCGGGACGAAAAGGAACTCAACATGGAGATGGTGTACGCCCAGCCTGAGTCAGGGAACTGACTTTTTTCAGACACGGCCACCTACCGCCGGCCATGCAGGCACGAATCAGGTCGATCTACGGTGCGTTCCTCCTCGCACTCGCCGCCTCGATGGCCGTCCTCGTCCCCGACGCGCGGTCGGAGCCACTCACGGCGCTCTACGTCGTCCTGTTTGGACTCGCCGGTGTGTTGTATCTGGCGAGCAGTCACCCGCCGGCAGGGTTCGACCGATTCCAGTTCCGGGGTGCCGGCGAGGTGAGTCTCGGACTGGCCTTCTTCGTCATGGTGGTCGGCGGGGCGTTCGGGCCGGACCCGTGGTGGGCAACCGCCGTTCTCGGCACGCTCGTCGGCGTCTCGATGGTGTGGATAGGCGTCCAGCGCGTTCGCGGTGTCGCCAGTCCCGGGACGTCGTGGCCGTGGTGACCTACTCCCCGCCGAACCGCGCTTTCACGGCTTCACGGTCTATCTTTGACGGCCCCGAGGTCGGCATCTCGTCGACGAAGTCGAGGTGTCGGGGACGCTTGAACCGCGCCAGCTTCCCCTCCAGGAAGTCGGTCAGCTCCTCCAGCGTGAGGCTCGCGTCGCCTTCGACCACCGCCTTCCCGACCTGCCCCCACTGCTCGTCGGGGACGGGAATCACGACCACCTCCTCGACCTTCGGGTGCTTCGCAACCACGTCCTCGACCTCGGCGGGGTAGACGTTCTCGCCGCCCGAGACGTACATGTTCTTCTTGCGACCCTCGATGTAGACGTAGCCCTCGTCGTCCCGGCGGGCGAGGTCGCCGGTGCTGACCCAGCCCGAACCGAACGTCTCCGTGGTCTCCTCGGGTGCGTTCCAGTACTCGTGGGCGGCGTGCGGACTCCTGATCTCGAGTTCGCCGATGTCGCCGTCGGGGACCGCCTCGCCCTCGGAATCCACGATACGGATGTCCACGTGCATCGCGGGGACGCCGACGCTGTCGGCCTTCTCGTGGGGCCAGCCGTCGGGCATGGCGAAGTTGTTCGGGCCGCACTCGGTGAGGCCGTAGCCCTGCGAGAGGTCGACGCCGCGAGACCACCACTCCTCCATGACGGTCTCGCGGCAGGGGCCACCGCCCGACTTCGCGAACCGGAGCGTCGAGAGGTCGGCGGTCTCCCAGCCGTCGGCCTGGGTCATCATCCGCAGGACCGCGGGGACCGCCACGAGGACGGTCGCGTCGCGCTCGTCGACGATTCTGAGTACCTCCTCGGGGTCGAACTCGCGGGCGATGACGACCTCTGCACCGAGGTGGAAGAGGGGGACGGTGAGGACGTTCCAGCCGCCGGTGTGGAACATCGGGAACACCATCGGGGTCACGTCCTCGGGGCGCAGTCCCCACGCCGTGATGGTGTTGAACGAGTTCCAGACGATGCTCCCGTGCGTGATGACGGTCTCCTTGGGCGTGCCGGTCGACCCGCCGGTGTGCAGGAACAGGTGCGGGTCGTCCATGGACAGGTCGGCCGTCTCGACCGGCGAATCGTCGTCGGGACGGGCGTCGACCAGTCCCGGGAACTCCGAGTCGCCCAGCCCCAGTACCGGGCCGTCGTAGTCGCACGCGTCGTGGGCGAGGGCCTCGGTCAGCAGGTCGTCGAAGGGGCCTTCAACGACGACGAGCTCGGGCGCGACGTCCGCCAGCAGCGCGGCCAGTTCCCGCTTCGCGAGGCGGTGTGAGAGGGGGGCGAGCACGCCGCCGGTCTTCCCCGTCGCGAAGA from Haloarchaeobius sp. HME9146 harbors:
- a CDS encoding MFS transporter, which produces MAATHAQEAVPDPTEIPRKRAMAVVVLVVFLDLVGFGIVIPILPFYVRSFAVSDFFIGLLAASYSIMQFLAAPWLGRLSDQRGRRPVLVLSLLGSVVAWIIFGLAGALWVLFLARMLAGAMGGNIATAQAYVADVTPAAERAKALGILGASFALGFIFGPALGGFFASDPVLAVARDVLPAAVPVTQFSIPSFAAAGMSLLGVGVALAFLPEPDRLRPAGERQTLVGQFRNALGDPDLRGLVLAFFLVSVAFSGVTIAFIPWLADTFGYESEQAALFMTYVGVLGVIVQAGLVGKVSRRLGDERMAVLGGSALALGVASIPFAPTLGTLLPSLGPLPAGALAVVLVLPLLSFGNGLLNAALGALVSKSASAESQGSAFGVTQGAGSLGRTVGPPAMAGLYAFAFHWVPFIVGGLLLLPVLGLLLAFVRE
- a CDS encoding helix-turn-helix domain-containing protein, which codes for MIDISMDMEQYDCPFIDTTADHDVAFAAAHWEFNPVAEELECRMVVEGADRGALDNGLHALQDHGQMHDIDLLAKRENVAHLRTVMGQTDAMATIRRNDGYITGPFYIEDGSEMWHVGFDDEGRANGTLSELEKHNEFEVLERESTTLPSMNDIVRNAGAAMSLIDGCRDLSDVERKTLETAASEGYFESPRETTLGDLADEFGVSKPAVSKNLRRGQQKMVERVVDALSELDE
- a CDS encoding ABC transporter ATP-binding protein, which codes for MSESSTGGQDSTTDGGNRSSDRGSHLLELSDVHTYYGESHILEGVSLHVDPGETVALVGRNGVGKTTTLRTALQLTPPREGTVRLRGEDVTGSATHEVARAGMGWIPEDRRMFSQLSVEENIRVAVKDGEDVESHLDTAFSAFPDLVEFREKKAGNLSGGQQQMVAIARGLVGENDLLLVDEPSEGLAPQIVENVAQALREVSEEASLLLVEQNFPLAMDLADRFYLMDNGQVVHSDTTDGVSADDEEIRRYLT
- a CDS encoding branched-chain amino acid ABC transporter permease codes for the protein MVSFVDAILHFLDLGVLVGIVLDGLAKASLYIMIAAGLTLIFGLMGVLNFAHGSLTTIGAYLGGLLMVTLVSQASGDVARLGLFFVAVVVVFALLTGFGSLLEVKLIRPLYDRPPLYQILLTFGVTLVLEEVLRMVLLFYDVQPSTDWQEALGTKPDLLSPENSFLVLGARVQGLELFEIVFGAVVVAGLWAFLTKTRYGLYIRAGSEDTEMAEALGINIRQAFTVVFGIGVGVTGIAGTLLMWDVAWAASIGLGAEVLLPAFVVVIVGGLGTFRGTVIAGILVGFVDAVTTELFTSNIVSFSALPELMIFLILVVMLVVKPQGLYGVEEVGGH
- a CDS encoding ABC transporter ATP-binding protein; the encoded protein is MAAQLLRTSGLTKRFGGVTAVDGVDFGLADDECCALIGPNGAGKTTFFNLLTGALAPSEGRVEFRVDGDWRDITDHGPDQTASVGLHRSYQITNVFPTATVLENVRVAAQAHSDATVRFWRNVDAFPEFVAEAEAILDRVGLGGKTETVAQNLSHGEKRQLELGIALAGDPDVLLLDEPAAGVSSESVGDIVDLIRDVAGDHAVLLVEHNMDVVMDLADRIAVLHRGSLIADGEPEAVREDEAVQEAYLGGYDADAEHVASSNSGTTGGTGGGAV
- a CDS encoding ABC transporter substrate-binding protein, with the protein product MSRVDISRRRMLGTLGALGVGGLAGCTSGGQETETDTTATDGGGGGGGGTKTTTQADVSASGTVKVGVMQPMSGDLQYYGMQSIWGFLSGLAYRTDTDPLTDVKTGTRTVEDGDVTWELHFKDTGFSADKAQTIATDLVQNEEVDVLFGCTSSASATRVIETVVKTPAVDIPFIAGPAASADITSSESTCSNQVFRANENTAMDARSGGTYVAKETDIEKVFLMGADYSFGKAVVNNYRNVLEANGITITGERFVPQGYSEFDGLFQAAVDSGADAVVGGFTVATLPNFMTTAANYDVRVFGGFATEITNSVVGSVLQNILGKPLTTQKIQDAEVGPFTTRYHWNQYDNEINSAFVDMYTSAYGKVPDLFTSGTFTAASSLHQAVQVSGSTEGVDIREALTGMTVADTPKGPDGYTYQEYNGQARSEMTVAYPVPTSDQWKSNWGAAIMPGDPVARVSADEVTIPEGSDQMGCSL
- a CDS encoding branched-chain amino acid ABC transporter permease, coding for MAMFLPRVDTMVTVFYFGLFAMSFDFISGYTGYLSFGHAAFYGLGAYFVILVANGKIPVLGPETPFMVSLVVAGILAALLALLVGAVSFRLSGVYFAMITLGFSQILYVLFSNWDFVSDSPQDGVSASIQEGFAIGVPYVDALNMRIGRLLGDQFVWGMDFVQLTGLGFLAPISHTIALGPTEVSYYMVGLVVVVCYFAMQRILHSPFGRAMVAIRENEERARAVGYDTFRVKMGAFAISGFFGAIGGGLLAGFKGSVAPENSFYFLAAGDALLASIIGGFGTLAGPLFGRLFHEGLHEFLSKEGGGLLPYLRETLGQGTLDTVLLNGFTVGEGIEVFLNGRAGLYIGLLFVVFVLYVPHGLLGTLRVRLGGTVAKRLPAHIQRYLK
- a CDS encoding 3-oxoacyl-ACP synthase, yielding MSREEYAGAVALTGFGTYVPDQTVSGAEIAARSGIPEDVVTEKMGLRRKHVCPPEADHCSDMCVEAGRDALADAGVDPDEVDLVLYHGSEYKDHVVWSAAADIAARLGCSDAFATESYSLCAGAPIAIRQVKAQLLADHVDTALLVTASREEDLVDYDNERSSFMFNFGSGATAMVLESDAEPGQVRAHVHESAAITDGSFSRDVVMPAGGSARPASAETVQHGLHTLDVPDQQGMKERLAEVSLPNFREVAETAMERSSVEDVDFVSLTHMKRSFHELLCEELGCDPGSESYYLDDYGHVQSADQILALSEGLERGLVASGDSVLFLAAGTGYTWAATCLTWQS